The DNA sequence tcactgtaggacctcacccatataccaatagaatgtgcatatacaatgttggggcatgggcaactctggtcaGATTACGTGAAATAGTTGATCTCTATGAGCCGGTGTTGGTGTCGGCTCGTGCGGACCGTGAAGCACTCAACCAGAACCAACAGATTCGCGCCGAGCAGGACGAAGCTTATTTATTATCGCTGGAAAAAGATAAACAGAAGGTTTGGTTGTGCAAGTTATGGTTGGTTTAATTATCTAGTAGAATCAATATGTTAAcaatgctttaaaaattaaaaacttatttattaatttttttgtaatgtttcatGGCAGTTAATGCTTTGTATAATTCTGTTCTCTCTGTTTAGATGGATAAGAAGAGAAAGGAAAAAGAGATCGCTGAAAATGAAGAAAGAAgaaaagaaaagttaaaacaagagAAAGAATTGTCGCGGCAAGCACAACTTGAGATGAaacttaaatgtaaaaaaggtaAAGGTGGGGTTACAGGGGGGTTACAATGCTTACATGGGGTTGCAGGGGAGTTACAATGCTTACATGGGGTTGCAGGGGGGTTACAATGCTTACATGGGGTTACAGGGGGGTTACAATGCTTACATGGGGTTGCAGGGGGTTACAATGCTTACATGGGGTTGCAGGGGGGTTACAATGCTTACATGGGGTTGCAGGGGAGTTACAATGCTTACATGGGGTTGCAGGGGGGTTACAATGCTTACATGGGGTTGCAGGGGGTTACAATGCTTACATGGGGTTGCAGGGGAACTACAATGCTTACATGGGGTTGCAGGGGGGTTACAATGCTTACATGGGGTTGCAGGGGGGTTACAATGCTTACATGGGGTTGCAGGGGGTTACAATGCTTACATGGGGTTGCAGGGGGGTTACAATGCTTACATGGGGTTGCAGGGGGGTTACAATGCTTACATGGGGTTGCAGGGGGGTTACAATGCTTACATGGGGTTGCAGGGGGTTACAATGCTTACATGGGGTTGCAGGGGGGTTACAATGCTTACATGGGGTTGCAGGGGGGTTACAATGCTTACATggagtttatgttttattggttGTTTAGATATTTGTGAAGAACCAAGTGATGGCGATGATGTCATTTCATTATTGATTAAATTTCCGTGCGGAAAACGAATCAACAGAAGATTCCATAAAGCTGTTTCTGTGAAGGtatttgacagtgagcatgaggtttatatGAATTAAACATGTATGATTATTTTACAGGTGTTACACGATTATGTTTATGCACAAGATGAAGCACCGGCTCGTTACCAAATATTCACTAGTTTTCCCCGAGCACCAATAGCTGGATGTTCAACGGATGAGGTTATTTCAACGCAAAGTCATCCTTTAATACAAGATGCTGGCTTAAACAGGAACGACACGGTGTTTGTGCaaaatgtgggggaagattcttcGTCTGATGATGAAGAtagataatatatattatccCTGTTATTGTGATATTcagatttaataaataatacaacacGTGACCGCGTAAAAtttagactgttgttattgCAGTTGTTTGACCTACTATATCGGTGTAAACAACTGTTGAAATCACAGCCGTGCTTATTCCAATAGAACGGCGTGGTTTGGGTGATTATGTTTAATGTTACGACACGTTCGTAAaattctttataaatataatttgctATGGGAAGTGAGTAGGCCAGTATTACTCACAAAATAAGAGAAAAACATTTTGGTGTTGTTTACCGTTGCCGCCTATAGGGCGTAATGTGTCGGAaagcaaagataaaaaaagagaataagtCGGGTAGTTGAAAGGACCTTGGACTGAAAAACAAGCCAGCCTTCTTCTTGCGTTGGAGACGGCGAGTAGTTTGGCAGAAAAACAAGACGAGTTCGTTCACAAAcagaatatattataatagttTGTAGTTCAATCTCCGGTCATATTTGATATTCTAgctttgttggttttgtttgatGTTTGCTGTCAGgttaaaagacaaaatatgttatgttggAAACGTTTTGTGAGTATATCTATTTTAAACGTTCTGGTCAACTTATGTGTAGGCTGTTGTATTACTTGTATTTGGGCTCATATGCTTTATTACTATAGTGTTTGTAAAATTGTAggtaacttattattttacatgCAGATATAgagaatatggtttataaaaacaactgaAAAATATTGCTTCCCTGATTTCTACTGATGGCTCCAGAACCAGATTATTCAGCTATGTCGACGGACATTGTGTTGAAAGGAACACTTCGAAAAGCTAAAACTTGGAATAAAAGATTCTTTGTATTAAGAGATGGCAACCCTCcaaaacttgaatattatgAAAACGAACGCAAATGGAAAGTTAACAAACCAAAGCGACAAATAAGTTTGGGCAACCCTTGGAATATCGATAAAAAGAAAGATACAAAACACGAATTCTTAATCGTTATATTCACGAAAgatgaatattttacaatggCAGCAGAAAGCGCAGACGTTCAACAAACTTGGATCTCTGCTTTGCTTAAAACTGTCCGGCCTGGTAAGTTATTCTGTTTTTCATTTGTTATAATGTTTCAGTTAATTCACACACATTGTATTTGTTGGTAATTTAGCACAACTCTtctttataaatgaatgttaaatAACTAAACCATAATAACtttggaaataaaatatattattgctGTCAGTATGGGTTATGTAACAAATTTGTAGcagttaactgtttaaatatagttaaatGTAATCTGATTTTACTTGTGTAATATATGACAGCATGAAACAGCGGTAAGgttgatttatatttacttgtttaaaaattcaaagaatatAAACAAGGTTTATATAAggtgtaagttttataataaattacagttactaaacatatttaatatatgttggtattttttttgttttatttaatattgtgtTTGTGGTTTTGCCCAAAACGCCTCAACGTTCGTCGTAAACAACTCGCTCTTGCTTTCAATAAGGAGAGAAAAAGAGGGGACGCACACACGCGCGCATACACGCGCATACACGCACATACACACACGAGCACGCGCGCACACACTTAAACAATAAGACAACGCTCGTCTGGCATTCCATTATAAATGCGTAACTTTGTTTTCGCGCTTATTCGTTTATATTAGTTGTAGATATTGCATCTAATAAACGTTAATATgaatactttatataaaacgAATAAAATCATACGAATGAATTTCAGATAAACCTAAGTAAAATTATGTGACACGCCCACACACGcgcgcacacacacacacacgcgCGTCCTGTTTTGAAAGAAACTACGATCGTATTAAACCGGCTTATATAACGAATACACACGTTGTTTTTCTGggtttaatttcaatttgttgtttaaataaatacaacgtGCTAATTATCCTCCTAATGTTTGAGAACTGTATTTACCGTCATATAATGTTAGCTTACCCCAATGTACATACGAATACGCGACGTTTGGCTTGCGGGGTAGACGAAAACAACTGCTAGCGTAGTAGGGCTCCCAGACGTGGACGTGACttgaacatatttaaatattaaccacCAAAACTCGCTACATTCACGTATATGTAAAACCTTATTGAACAAAACAGGTTTATTTATCGACGTTTTAATTCAGCGgttatattgtgacgtcattttcgCCAAGATTTAATTAAACCTAAATCGACGCTTCTAGCGCTAATGTATTATATCAGGGTGgtttatatgacgtcacaaacgttaCGCACATACGTCACAAAGGTAATATAAAGTGTAGAATATTAATTTGGTTGAATATAAGTTTCCATATTGTTTGATGGAGCACTTGTTTGCGCGCTTGTGTAAATATGACGCGCGTTGGAATGTGGCATTAAAACTTTCATGGTTGTTGTTGAGTCAGGTCTTACTCATGTTGGCGTTCTATGAATCACAAACATGAATCAGAACGCCAAGAAATGTCGggatattttgttattaaacttgtgtttgatattattacgtcataagtAGGTGTCTAacttttatgacgtaatagaaAGTTTGGCGTGTTGTCGCGTCGTTGATGGGAGaataaagagaataaaaagaGAAGGAGTGTGTGGAGTGGCTCCGTTGTGTAATGGGGCCTGTCATTGTTAACTCAATATTTATTTCCAACTATTTATAATtaacagttgttgttgtttatttcagcTGCTGGTTTGACAATGTTCAAATACATCTGGCAAGTTGTGTTGGAGAACAAAGAACTTGAAATGAGCAGCAGCAACCTTAGTTTACACGGCCAACATCGTATTTGTCTCACTCATGACTCTATGGTGTTCGTGGCTTGCAATGATCGCTGTAATAATACACCTGCCGAGATTCTTATTACTAACATAAGGTTGTGTGGGCACAAAGAGAACATGTTCTTCATCGAACCAGGGCGTGCGTCAGGCATCGGGAACGGAAAGTTATGGATGGACGTTGGCGACGACGCCATGGCTGCACAGATGCACACCACGATACTTAACGTTATGTACGCGCTTCGACAGGAAGAAGCAAGTTGCAGTTACAGGGGAAGATCCAATAGTTCAGGTTCAAACTCAAGTCGGACACGAACAACACGTACCCACCATAACCCACCACCCAGCCAGATAGGGATGGGCAAAATTTCATCGGCTAAACGTAATCGATGTGACAGCTTGCCTGCCTCCCATGTTGTTGGGTTGCAAGATTCAAGGTTACGCACAGGTAGCGAGGGTGAGAACACGATGAAACGACCACTAAGATACAACAGTATGCGACTCACTTATGGTTCAACAAGTCCTGGTATGAGGAATCGATTAACACCGACGTACAAACGTATGAGTCAACATCACGTCTCACATTCACATACATCATCCTTGCCTGGCAGTTGCAACAGCTCAAGCACAGCGTCAAGCACCGAACATATCAACCATGACTTTTCATCTGGTTACATGAGTAGTTCTATCACATGCTCCGCGCATACAAGCGAACCAACATCTGCTGATGAATATGGGAGTAACAGTCCAACCCAGACTTATATACGTAAGCAACAATCTAGTCGCAGCATTGCTGATACACAAACAGCATGTACCCCACCCATACAAGAGGATGGGGGTTACTGCCCCACCTGCTCGCATACATTCCACCCCCGACACGGTACAGCCCCCCCACCCCTGACACTCAACCCCCCTCTAACCCCCTCACCCACGAATATACCAATGTACCCACACACTCACGCACACATTCACTTGATGATAATTTAAGTTGCGGAACATCATCACTGTCAGCTTCCCCCCACCACATATACGAAGCCGAGGATAAACACGATGAACAAACGTCAAAAAAAGAATCTGTCGATGAATATTCAGTCATGGAGTTTAATAGAAATCCAAATAAATCCCAAGCAAGGCAGGTTAGCCCGCCACAAAACGGGATTCTTGCAAagtttggttggtttggcGCGGATTCCAAAGTTGATGAAGATGTCGGTTACGTTCCGATGAAATCTGTGACAACCCGGTCGTTGCCGCAAGAGATTGAACCCCGACGTAAATCTGACCCCGACATGACGTTTAGTGTTGAAGGGGCGTGGTCATTGTACGGCTCATCCCCTGAGAAAGGGAACATCAAACCACGACAATGTTCATCATGCACAACAGACGCACAGAGAGTCAACTCAGCTATTTACACCAAGATGGCCCCGTCTTCACCACATTATAATTGTCATCTTAAACTATCATCAGATTATACCGACATGACACCAGAATCTTACGTTGAGCTCAACGAAGAATATTTAAGCATGAAACCGCTAAACAACGGTTTGTCCAACTTGAAAGTTAAAGATCCCATAAATATTTCACCCGACGGTAGAAACGACATTGAAGGTTACATTCCTATGAGCCCAGTAAGCGCGGGAAATATTATTCCTGGCACCAGGAAGTCCATTGTCAGCTCTATATTATCAGTTGCCATGGAGCCCCCTAAACCAACCCCACAGTATCCTCATCAACTCAAATCCTTTTCAACCCAATCACTCGATCGAACAAACAAGAAACGACCGAAATCTCTTGGCTTTCGTCACACATCGAGTACAAGACGTTCACAatctgtgaaacaaaacaagaaaaatattcCTCCTATAACTATTAGTCAAGGTGGTTCCCCACCCGCAAAACCCCCTTTATCCCCAGGTGGGGACTACGTTAACATTGACTTTGAGAAAGCTCAATCGCAAGCACAACAATCACGGTATGTTGAAGCAACAAACCAACGGGGCTCTTCTTATGCCCATATGGAATTTACTTcatgatttaatattatttttggtGCTTTAATTGCATCGTGgttctatttttatattcctTGTACgctactttatatatatgggtgacaTTGGTACGAATAACATGGTTGGTGGTTAGCACTTGTGTGGTACCTCTCGTAAGTAAGCACTTTACATACAACCTCATTTACTCATGTTGCTGttcatgatgtcataactgatgatgtcacacacCTGAAACAGaatttattctgtaaataaattgaaagtGTGATGTCGAACCTCATTGTTATTTATTgtcgtgtttttattctttagtAACTTTCTTCATTGTCATAAAGAACTGTCGTCGCCAGTAAAGAGCATTGCTACGGAACAATATGTGTTTGCCTGTTTAATGTTAGTCTTTCCCAAACCAGGTAGATTGGGATAAAGTTAAATGTTGTAAGCAGAATACCCCCACCTTATAAATTACTGTATTTCACCAACGTCTCAAGTTTCTCTCATCTACGATAAAGCATATGTAGGGGGTATTATTTCTGGCCGGTTGGTGGAGATAGAGATgcatgtaatatattataagaACATCCAAAATTTGTCGCATGTGTTACTATAAAGAACCCTTTCGAATTGTGGCATTAAAAGCATACGTAAACACCCAGCCAGAGCAacgtctatactaactttgtcGTAGCAGCGTAGCTTTACCCTCTGTGTTGTCAAGGATTGCAACGTCGCTTTACGTTTTACACGGTgcaaattatttacatttgttgtttattttatgtttattatgtgTGGCATATATTACATATGGTTACtattaaacattctttttaaaatatagtagggtcggggaagatgggacgtctttagcacataatatccagatatcctgatcgtattttaaacagtcgGTCTATGGGAACCGTGAagatatagatttataaatgtttgattgtttattgttaactgctaaatgggacgagaaaaaagttaaaaggtgtcccatcttcccctaccctactatattattctGGAATGACAAAGCGCATTCGAACGAATAATATGCTATTTCTATTACCTACAAAAACCAACTTTAACATCTGACTTtctgaaacaaattttaaagtttttgtgaAAACGTTTCATTCATAATTGTCAGGTCATGTTGCCAATGTGTGGGGTATAGAAGCGTGGttgatatttgtaaaaaaaataaagtagtcaatagctttttaaaataagttctaGACGAAACGTACTCACGTTTAATTATGTTGTACAGATATTTAGTTTAttcaaagttgttttgttaaagttgGAATAGTTTGAACGGGCATCATGCATATTACTTCAGCAGGTAAActacattattttataattaaacataatgcctgaaagttacataattttatatatttgtgccaatgtttataaaatattatattttccagCGGGTGTGCTTTCTCTTCTTCAAGAACCAGAAGACGAATTGAAAGTTTATGCGTTAAAACGTCTTAATGATATTGTACCAGAGTTTTGGCCAGAAATATCAGACCATGTGGAACAAATgtaagaaataattaaaataattgaattatATGAACAAACTACttcataataatttatttaaacaaatataatttgtttttcagtGAAGTTCTTTATGAGGATGAAACGTTTAAACATCGAGAAATGTCGGCTTTACTCGCATCAAAGTTGTATTATTATCTTGGCGCTTATGAAGATTCATTGAATTATGCCCTTTGCGCTGGTGCTGCGTTTAACGTTAAGGAGAGTTCTGAATATGTGGTTACTACAATTTGTAAGTTCATcttgtatgttttgttaaacACTACATTATTGTACAAACATTACATCACCAGGCAAATGCATTGACCATTACACGAAACTTCGGGTCAGCCAACACGAAGGTAAAGAAGTAAAGATCGATCCCCGACTTGAAGAAATTGTCAACCGAATGTTTGAGAATTGTTTGGAGGGAGGGCAGTATAAACAAGCTGTTGGGATCTCTGTGGAAACTAGAAGGCTTGATATATTTGAACGAGCGGTCAGAATGACGGTATAAAGTGGATACCCATAGTTTTATATCatgtgttatatttatgttaattcTCAGCCAAACCTTGGTGAAATGTTGTCTTACTGCACAACTCTATGCACAAGATTGGTTGAGAATAAAAAACTTCGCGAAGATATTTTGAAACTTCTTGTTCGTCTTCATTCCAATC is a window from the Ciona intestinalis unplaced genomic scaffold, KH HT000109.2, whole genome shotgun sequence genome containing:
- the LOC100185541 gene encoding insulin receptor substrate 1-like, producing the protein MAPEPDYSAMSTDIVLKGTLRKAKTWNKRFFVLRDGNPPKLEYYENERKWKVNKPKRQISLGNPWNIDKKKDTKHEFLIVIFTKDEYFTMAAESADVQQTWISALLKTVRPAAGLTMFKYIWQVVLENKELEMSSSNLSLHGQHRICLTHDSMVFVACNDRCNNTPAEILITNIRLCGHKENMFFIEPGRASGIGNGKLWMDVGDDAMAAQMHTTILNVMYALRQEEASCSYRGRSNSSGSNSSRTRTTRTHHNPPPSQIGMGKISSAKRNRCDSLPASHVVGLQDSRLRTGSEGENTMKRPLRYNSMRLTYGSTSPGMRNRLTPTYKRMSQHHVSHSHTSSLPGSCNSSSTASSTEHINHDFSSGYMSSSITCSAHTSEPTSADEYGSNSPTQTYIRKQQSSRSIADTQTACTPPIQEDGGYCPTCSHTFHPRHGTAPPPLTLNPPLTPSPTNIPMYPHTHAHIHLMII